From a single Brassica rapa cultivar Chiifu-401-42 chromosome A01, CAAS_Brap_v3.01, whole genome shotgun sequence genomic region:
- the LOC103850170 gene encoding shikimate kinase 2, chloroplastic: MEAATAVQRFHYSPSSWIDWRNFEGKPRGSLRYSHRTKENKRLTVIALSHLQPDKRSDLRQRSVSDKNSSALLETGDLLHSPFDEELVLKRKAEEVKPYLNGRSMYLVGMMGSGKTTVGKIMARALGYTFFDCDTMIEEAMNGTSVAEIFEHFGESVFREKETETLKKLSLMYHQVVVSTGGGAVIRPINWKYMHKGISIWLDVPLEALAQRIAAVGTNSRPLLHDGESGGDPYTVALNRLSTIWEGRGEAYTNASARVSLESITSKHGYRNVSDLTPTEIAIEAFEQVQCFLNKEDKY; encoded by the exons ATGGAAGCAGCCACTGCTGTTCAGAGGTTTCACTACTCACCATCATCATGGATTGATTGGAGAAATTTTGAAGGGAAGCCTCGTGGTTCTCTACGTTACTCTCACCGAACCAAAGAGAATAAACGGCTTACAGTTATTGCTTTATCTCACTTGCAACCTGACAAAAGAAGTGATCTTCGACAACGATCAGTTTCGGACAAGAACTCCTCAG CATTGCTGGAAACTGGAGATCTTCTTCATTctccatttgatgaagaactGGTTTTGAAG AGAAAAGCTGAAGAGGTTAAACCGTATTTGAATGGACGATCTATGTATCTTGTTG GAATGATGGGTTCCGGAAAGACGACAGTGGGAAAGATCATGGCAAGAGCACTTGGTTATACATTCTTTGATTG TGACACAATGATCGAGGAGGCCATGAATGGAACTTCTGTAGCTGAGATATTCGAGCATTTCGGTGAGAGTGTCTTCAGAGAGAAAGAG acAGAGACACTAAAGAAGCTCTCTCTGATGTACCACCAAGTTGTTGTGTCAACAGGTGGTGGTGCGGTTATAAGACCCATTAACTG GAAGTATATGCATAAAGGTATTAGCATTTGGCTTGATGTTCCTTTAGAAGCCTTAGCGCAAAGAATTGCTGCTGTAGGAACAAACTCAAGACCATTGTTGCATGATGGTGAGTCAGGAGGAGACCCATACACAGTG GCTTTAAACCGTCTTTCAACAATTTGGGAAGGACGTGGTGAAGCGTACACTAACGCAAGCGCGAGAGTCTCCTTGGAGA GTATTACATCAAAGCACGGGTATAGAAACGTCTCAGATCTTACACCAACTGAAATCGCCATTGAG GCCTTTGAGCAAGTTCAGTGCTTTCTCAACAAAGAAGACAAGTATTGA
- the LOC103849025 gene encoding developmentally-regulated G-protein 3 — MSTIMQKIKEIEDEMARTQKNKATAHHLGLLKAKLAKLRRDLLAPPTKGGGAAAGEGFDVTKSGDSRVGLVGFPSVGKSTLLNKLTGTFSEVASYEFTTLTCIPGVITYRGAKIQLLDLPGIIEGAKDGKGRGRQVISTARTCNCIIIVLDAIKPITHKRLIEKELEGFGIRLNKEPPNLTFRKKDKGGINLTSTVTATHLDLDTVKAICSEYRMHNADITLRYDATADDLIDVIEGSRIYMPCIYAVNKIDQITLEELEILDKLPHYCPISAHLEWNLDGLLDKIWEYLDLTRIYTKPKAMNPDYDDPVILSSKKRTVEDFCIRIHKDMLKQFKYALVWGSSAKHKPQRVGREHELEDEDVVQIVKKI, encoded by the exons ATGTCGACTATTATGCAGAAGATCAAAGAAATCGAAGAtgag ATGGCTAGGACTCAGAAGAACAAAGCCACCGCTCATCATCTGGGTTTGTTGAAG GCCAAACTTGCCAAGCTAAGAAGAGACCTTCTTGCACCGCCTACTAAAGGTGGTGGTGCTGCTGCTGGCGAAGGTTTTGATGTCACCAAAAGTGGAGATTCTAGAGTTGGACTTGTTGGGTTTCCTTCCGTTGGAAAATCCACGCTCTTGAACAAGCTTACTGGAACCTTTTCCGAG gtTGCTTCTTATGAGTTCACAACTTTGACATGCATTCCCGGTGTTATTACATACCGTGGAGCTAAAATTCAG TTATTGGATCTTCCTGGTATTATTGAGGGTGCTAAAGACGGAAAAGGTAGAGGACGACAG GTTATAAGTACTGCTAGGACTTGCAACTGCATCATAATTGTTCTTGATGCCATAAAGCCAATAACTCACAAGCGTCTCATTGAAAAGGAGCTTGAAGGATTCGGAATCAG GTTGAACAAGGAGCCACCTAATCTGACATTCAGGAAAAAAGACAAAGGTGGTATCAATCTAACGTCTACAGTCACTGCGACCCACCTTGACCTCGACACTGTCAAGGCGATTTGCAGTGAATACAGGATGCACAACGCTGACATCACTCTGCGCTACGATGCAACCGCTGATGACCTCATCGATGTTATCGAGGGCAGTCGGATCTACATGCCCTGTATCTATGCCGTCAACAAGATCGATCAAATCACTCTCGAGGAACTTGAGATTTTGGACAAACTTCCTCATTACTGTCCTATCAG TGCGCATCTGGAGTGGAATCTTGATGGTCTGCTCGATAAGATATGGGAGTACTTGGATCTAACTCGAATCTACACCAAACCAAAGGCAATGAATCCGGATTATGATGACCCTGTCATCTTATCTTCCAAGAAGAGAACAGTTGAGGACTTCTGCATCCGGATTCACAAAGACATGCTTAAGCAATTCAAGTA CGCTTTAGTATGGGGTTCGAGTGCAAAGCATAAGCCACAAAGAGTTGGAAGG
- the LOC103854517 gene encoding LOW QUALITY PROTEIN: F-box/kelch-repeat protein At4g39550 (The sequence of the model RefSeq protein was modified relative to this genomic sequence to represent the inferred CDS: inserted 3 bases in 2 codons) gives MSPPERKRKKTKQSLVLEPTPESTPITSLPDDLVVSCLARVSRLQYPTLSLVSKSFRSLLASPHLYETRSSLGRTESCLYVCIRFPDETIPRWFTLCQKPKKKNKRTKKASGYVLAKLPTPPSRSAHWSGLVAVGSDIYNIGGPIDEADEPSSSVSILDCRSNTWREXAHANVIDGKIYVAGDLGACNVLYYYKERGEIKWYDXWRALKGVKGLDKIPPCTVTLADFGGKMAVLWDRDVASTGGDKMIWCAVIALERRNDEDIWGKVEWSDTVLEVPESCIIIRVLAATL, from the exons ATGTCGCCTCCagaaaggaagaggaagaagacgaagcaGTCACTGGTGCTCGAACCGACGCCGGAATCGACTCCAATTACGTCACTTCCTGATGATTTGGTAGTGAGTTGCTTAGCCCGCGTCTCTCGATTGCAATACCCGACTCTCTCGCTCGTCTCCAAGAGCTTTCGATCTCTCCTTGCTTCGCCGCATCTTTACGAGACTCGGTCATCTTTAGGCCGCACAGAGAGTTGTCTCTATGTATGCATACGCTTCCCTGATGAGACTATCCCTCGCTGGTTCACCCTCTGCCAGAAAcctaagaagaagaataagaggACGAAGAAGGCAAGTGGGTATGTTTTAGCTAAACTCCCAACTCCTCCTTCTCGCTCTGCGCACTGGTCTGGTCTCGTGGCCGTTGGTTCGGATATCTACAACATTGGCGGACCCATAGACGAAGCCGACGAGCCCTCCTCTAGCGTCTCAATCCTGGACTGTCGGTCAAACACGTGGCGCGA GGCCCACGCCAATGTGATTGATGGAAAGATATACGTAGCCGGAGACTTGGGAGCTTGT AACGTGCTTTACTATTATAAAGAGCGGGGAGAGATCAAATGGTATG ACTGGAGAGCTTTGAAGGGTGTGAAAGGACTTGATAAGATCCCGCCTTGTACTGTTACATTGGCGGATTTTGGTGGTAAGATGGCTGTTTTGTGGGATAGGGATGTGGCTTCCACTGGTGGTGACAAGATGATTTGGTGCGCTGTGATTGCGCTTGAAAGGCGCAACGATGAAGATATTTGGGGCAAGGTCGAGTGGAGTGACACTGTGCTTGAAGTCCCCGAGTCATGTATAATTATCCGTGTTCTTGCTGCTACCCTTTGA